From a region of the Geothrix sp. 21YS21S-2 genome:
- a CDS encoding GGDEF domain-containing protein: MSISNSSRSEPAFDLLDQENGVIRKAAAFLEDHPEDAAGLGRTIGDLIEAFQRSAREQHRLMRGSDRQQAQLRAVSKELSDKSRLLEEQAKHLLILNTELAHEVESRKALEVELRVLATTDPLTGVYNRRRFLELGDYEHKRELRTRRGMSCLALDLDHFKRVNDTYGHGAGDETLVRFVQLCRPCLRAMDTIGRIGGEEFGVLLPETSLTEACEVAHRMRVAVEAWEMTAGQTPFRITVSIGVAQLEGEESFPSLMARADSRLYAAKEAGRNRVSPDFGVGPG, translated from the coding sequence ATGTCCATTTCGAACTCATCCAGATCTGAACCGGCCTTCGATCTCCTGGACCAGGAGAATGGCGTCATCCGCAAGGCCGCGGCCTTCCTGGAGGACCATCCTGAGGACGCTGCCGGCCTGGGGAGGACCATCGGGGACTTGATCGAAGCCTTCCAGCGGAGTGCCCGTGAACAGCACCGGCTCATGCGAGGGAGTGACCGGCAGCAGGCCCAGCTTCGAGCGGTGAGCAAGGAACTCTCAGACAAGTCCCGCCTCCTGGAGGAACAGGCGAAGCACCTCCTCATCCTGAACACGGAACTGGCCCATGAAGTGGAATCCAGGAAGGCCCTCGAAGTGGAGCTCCGGGTGCTGGCGACCACGGATCCCCTGACCGGCGTATACAACCGGCGGAGGTTCCTCGAGCTTGGGGACTATGAACACAAGAGGGAACTCCGCACACGCCGAGGCATGAGTTGCCTCGCCCTGGATCTCGATCATTTCAAACGGGTCAATGATACGTATGGCCACGGAGCAGGTGATGAGACCTTGGTGCGCTTCGTCCAGCTATGCCGCCCCTGCCTCCGGGCGATGGATACCATCGGGAGAATCGGCGGGGAGGAATTCGGCGTGCTTCTGCCGGAGACAAGCCTGACGGAGGCATGCGAGGTCGCCCACCGGATGCGGGTTGCCGTCGAAGCCTGGGAGATGACCGCAGGCCAGACGCCCTTCCGGATTACCGTCAGCATCGGAGTCGCGCAGCTTGAGGGCGAGGAGTCCTTTCCCTCCCTGATGGCGAGGGCCGATTCCCGGCTCTACGCCGCCAAGGAGGCAGGCAGGAATCGCGTGAGTCCCGATTTTGGGGTAGGCCCCGGCTGA
- a CDS encoding DUF1987 domain-containing protein, translated as MENIYLPARERSPEVDFRFTENHLSLRGEAYPEDAASFFGPLLKALASHCESIHGRELRVDFQLIYFNTSSAKALMNLIQILEATASDGTRVVIRWLVQEDDDVMREFGEDFSGELKNVHFELIQI; from the coding sequence ATGGAGAACATCTACCTTCCCGCCCGCGAGCGATCCCCGGAAGTGGATTTCCGCTTCACCGAAAACCACCTGTCCCTGCGGGGGGAGGCCTACCCGGAAGATGCGGCCTCGTTTTTCGGCCCCCTCCTGAAGGCCCTGGCGTCCCACTGCGAATCCATCCATGGGCGGGAATTGCGGGTGGACTTCCAGCTCATCTATTTCAACACCAGCAGCGCCAAGGCCCTCATGAATCTCATCCAGATCCTGGAAGCCACGGCCTCGGATGGAACACGCGTGGTCATCCGCTGGCTTGTCCAGGAAGACGATGACGTGATGCGGGAATTCGGCGAGGACTTTTCAGGGGAGCTCAAGAATGTCCATTTCGAACTCATCCAGATCTGA
- a CDS encoding SpoIIE family protein phosphatase — MAKMEQLHAMLARSLASTLEDRSIDIVNQARDLLHERPVVQLDTTNEEVRVFLAGHPDLEVVAVVNEQNRPIGLINRFIFAEAYAHPFAREVYGKRSCIAWMDKDPLVLDEETGIEALIKAALAKGPRVLKDGFIGTRDGRYIGQGTGFALMKAMEALETERSRQVMESIEYASTIQRSHLRTSNLHLAETLKDYALHWAPRDVVGGDCYFFRRTQAGLFGAIVDCTGHGVPGAFMSLITLSFLGFLIGDGQERVGPGQALTLLNQHIKAVLSQAQAPEMEAWEADSLRVSDDGLDAACFLLAPDGTRLVFAGARMPMFLVNEDPEESRIIEAERMGVGYVGTPDDHLWLEQDVSLPCGSRVVIPTDGITDQVGGPNGLSLGRRRLMEWLIGTRTLSAEAIGQRFLDLLGAWQGEQVRRDDATFLVFTP, encoded by the coding sequence ATGGCCAAGATGGAACAACTGCACGCAATGCTGGCCAGGTCCCTGGCTTCGACCCTGGAGGACCGCTCGATCGACATCGTCAACCAGGCCCGGGACCTCTTGCATGAACGGCCTGTGGTCCAGTTGGATACCACCAACGAAGAAGTTCGCGTGTTCCTGGCCGGCCACCCGGACCTGGAGGTGGTGGCTGTCGTCAACGAACAGAACCGCCCCATCGGCCTCATCAACCGCTTCATCTTCGCCGAGGCCTATGCCCACCCCTTCGCAAGGGAAGTGTATGGCAAACGGTCCTGCATCGCGTGGATGGACAAGGATCCCTTGGTCCTGGACGAGGAAACAGGCATCGAGGCGCTCATCAAGGCGGCCCTGGCCAAGGGCCCCAGGGTCCTCAAGGACGGGTTCATCGGTACGCGGGATGGCCGCTACATCGGCCAGGGAACAGGGTTCGCCCTGATGAAGGCCATGGAGGCTCTGGAGACCGAGCGGTCCCGGCAGGTCATGGAGAGCATCGAATACGCGAGCACCATCCAACGCTCCCACCTCCGCACGTCCAACCTTCATCTGGCCGAGACGCTGAAGGACTATGCCCTTCATTGGGCTCCCCGGGACGTGGTGGGCGGGGATTGCTATTTCTTCCGGCGCACGCAGGCCGGTCTTTTCGGCGCCATCGTCGACTGCACGGGGCATGGCGTTCCCGGAGCCTTCATGAGCCTCATCACCCTTTCCTTCCTGGGCTTCCTGATCGGGGATGGTCAGGAGCGGGTCGGGCCCGGCCAGGCTCTTACCCTGCTCAACCAGCACATCAAGGCCGTGCTCTCACAGGCCCAGGCGCCGGAGATGGAGGCCTGGGAAGCCGATTCCCTGCGTGTATCCGACGATGGTCTGGACGCAGCCTGCTTCCTTCTCGCTCCGGACGGGACCAGGCTGGTATTCGCCGGTGCCCGGATGCCGATGTTCCTTGTCAACGAGGACCCGGAGGAAAGCCGGATCATCGAAGCCGAGCGCATGGGCGTGGGGTACGTCGGCACGCCCGATGACCACCTCTGGCTGGAGCAGGACGTGTCACTGCCTTGCGGAAGCAGGGTGGTGATCCCCACGGACGGCATCACGGACCAGGTCGGTGGTCCCAACGGCTTGTCCCTGGGCCGGAGGCGGCTCATGGAGTGGCTCATTGGCACGCGTACGCTGTCCGCGGAGGCCATCGGGCAGCGCTTCCTTGACCTTCTCGGGGCATGGCAGGGGGAGCAGGTGCGCCGGGATGATGCGACGTTTCTCGTGTTCACGCCCTGA
- a CDS encoding glycosyltransferase translates to MSEPTFLPDPSFRAGLLQRLTGRLDASGPDGEALRIDLHCHDKHSDMPDELWGRILRLPESWVEPRRLHKLLRKRGATAWTVTNHNNARSCWELAEQGKDVLSAAEWTCQFPEYDLAIHVLVYGFTPEQEHELESRRRDIYAFLRYCRKHDLPVIQPHPLYFYTRDRQPHLDVFEKFSLLFERFEVFNGQRDPWQNLLAWEWVSAMDPEKLNGYARKHGLDPFEFCADPWKKAISGGSDDHFGVFAGLTGTWLQVPDLAERLEAGEPPSRLALEALRAKRMGPFGRAVEQENLTGAVLDFLSQAAVEFEDPGLLRILLHKGEASDKFGCLVVANGLAELRRHAYTMRFLKAWHASLQGEKPGVMLKLTVKEDYKPFLKHLEHISKVARKRPEDLPGTLREALSDLFSGMMKLTLHRARKGLGPIAARWAAEEGGRPLRLDDWIAHLEVPSHFRAILGNERPKEPRSMSAVQVSAVLDDLTFPSLMTTMLAGASGIAAHHLHGGRELMNRLAAGIGGTGHPRRVLWLTDTFFDGNGVSSALQSVLAEVRRRDLPVDFLICHGEQTSETHLRVVRPLESFTLPGFGDQPIRIPDLLEVLRLVEAEGYDRLIVSTEGVMGWVGLFLKHALRLPAHFFMHTDWLEFLVHNSELDQQGLDRARRLLRWFYRQWEGLFVLNRQHVEWLAGPAMEIPRDRLHLTAHWAAPEYVPEAGEDPALPPEIDPDRPILLYVGRLSEEKGVLEVVDAWRLIQREIPTAQLVIAGRGPAEGKLRGLAPEAYFPGWVDRATLAGWFRASSLLLFPSRFDTFGCAVLEALSCGLPVACYPVKGPADLIQEGVNGLVCEDAMDMGQRASAYMKLPPAEREAFRNRALATAGSYRADQILDEMMRVVGLGRAI, encoded by the coding sequence GTGTCGGAACCCACCTTCCTCCCTGACCCCTCCTTCCGCGCCGGCCTGCTGCAGAGGTTGACGGGACGCCTTGACGCCAGCGGTCCCGATGGGGAGGCCCTGCGCATCGACCTCCACTGCCACGACAAGCACTCCGATATGCCGGACGAGCTGTGGGGGCGGATCCTGCGCCTGCCCGAGTCCTGGGTGGAGCCGCGCCGGCTGCACAAGCTCCTCCGCAAGCGGGGCGCCACGGCCTGGACCGTCACCAACCACAACAATGCCCGGTCCTGCTGGGAGCTGGCGGAACAGGGCAAGGACGTCCTGAGCGCCGCGGAGTGGACCTGCCAGTTTCCGGAATACGACCTCGCCATCCACGTCCTGGTCTACGGGTTCACCCCTGAACAGGAACACGAGCTGGAAAGCAGACGCCGGGACATCTACGCCTTCCTACGGTACTGCCGGAAGCACGACCTGCCGGTCATTCAGCCCCATCCGCTCTACTTCTACACCCGCGACCGCCAGCCCCACCTGGACGTCTTCGAGAAGTTCTCCCTGTTGTTCGAGCGCTTCGAGGTCTTCAACGGCCAGCGGGACCCCTGGCAGAACCTCCTGGCCTGGGAATGGGTCTCGGCCATGGATCCCGAGAAGCTGAACGGGTATGCCCGCAAACACGGCCTGGACCCCTTCGAATTCTGCGCCGACCCCTGGAAGAAGGCCATCTCCGGAGGGTCGGACGACCACTTCGGCGTCTTCGCGGGCCTGACGGGCACTTGGTTGCAGGTGCCTGACCTCGCCGAACGCCTGGAAGCCGGGGAACCCCCTTCGCGGCTTGCCCTGGAAGCCCTCCGCGCCAAGCGCATGGGGCCCTTTGGCCGGGCGGTGGAACAGGAGAACCTCACGGGTGCCGTGCTTGATTTCCTCTCCCAGGCGGCCGTGGAATTCGAGGATCCCGGCCTGCTCCGGATCCTGCTCCACAAGGGCGAGGCCTCCGACAAGTTCGGGTGCCTGGTCGTGGCCAACGGGCTGGCCGAGCTGCGCCGGCACGCCTACACCATGCGCTTCCTCAAGGCCTGGCACGCCAGCCTGCAGGGAGAGAAGCCGGGCGTCATGCTCAAGCTGACCGTGAAGGAGGACTACAAGCCCTTCCTGAAACACCTCGAGCACATCTCGAAAGTGGCGCGGAAACGCCCCGAGGACTTGCCCGGAACCCTCCGCGAGGCCCTTTCCGACCTTTTCAGCGGGATGATGAAGCTCACCCTCCACAGGGCCCGCAAGGGGCTCGGACCGATCGCGGCGCGGTGGGCCGCGGAGGAGGGCGGCCGCCCGCTGCGCCTTGATGACTGGATCGCCCACCTGGAGGTCCCCAGCCACTTCCGCGCCATCCTGGGCAACGAGCGTCCCAAGGAGCCGCGTTCCATGAGCGCCGTGCAAGTGTCGGCGGTCCTGGACGACCTGACGTTCCCGAGCCTCATGACGACCATGCTGGCCGGAGCCTCCGGGATCGCAGCCCACCACCTGCACGGCGGCCGCGAGCTGATGAACCGCCTTGCCGCCGGTATCGGGGGAACCGGGCATCCCCGGCGGGTGCTGTGGCTGACCGATACCTTCTTCGACGGCAACGGCGTCTCCAGCGCCCTTCAGTCCGTACTGGCCGAAGTGCGGCGCAGGGATCTGCCGGTGGACTTCCTCATCTGCCATGGGGAGCAGACGTCCGAAACCCACCTGCGGGTCGTGCGCCCCCTGGAGTCCTTCACGTTGCCGGGTTTCGGAGATCAGCCCATCCGCATTCCGGATCTCCTGGAGGTGCTGCGCCTGGTGGAAGCCGAGGGTTACGACCGGCTGATCGTCTCCACCGAAGGCGTCATGGGCTGGGTGGGGCTCTTCCTCAAGCACGCCCTGAGGCTCCCTGCCCACTTCTTCATGCACACCGATTGGCTGGAATTCCTGGTGCACAACTCCGAACTGGACCAGCAGGGCCTGGACCGGGCCCGGCGCCTCCTCCGGTGGTTCTATCGCCAATGGGAGGGACTGTTCGTCCTGAACCGGCAACATGTCGAATGGCTGGCCGGCCCAGCCATGGAGATCCCCCGCGACCGCCTCCACCTCACCGCCCACTGGGCGGCTCCGGAGTATGTGCCGGAGGCCGGGGAGGATCCAGCGTTGCCGCCCGAGATCGACCCGGACCGCCCGATCCTTCTCTACGTGGGGCGCCTTTCCGAGGAGAAGGGTGTCCTTGAAGTCGTTGATGCCTGGCGGCTCATCCAGCGGGAAATCCCCACAGCCCAGTTGGTGATTGCGGGCCGCGGGCCTGCCGAAGGCAAGCTCAGGGGCCTGGCTCCGGAAGCCTACTTCCCAGGCTGGGTGGACCGCGCGACCCTCGCGGGCTGGTTCCGGGCCAGTTCCCTGCTGCTCTTCCCGTCACGCTTCGACACCTTCGGCTGCGCGGTCCTGGAGGCGCTGAGCTGCGGCCTGCCGGTGGCGTGCTACCCGGTCAAAGGGCCTGCGGACCTGATCCAAGAGGGGGTCAACGGCCTGGTGTGCGAGGACGCCATGGACATGGGCCAACGCGCGTCCGCCTACATGAAGCTGCCTCCCGCCGAACGGGAAGCGTTCCGGAACCGGGCCTTGGCCACGGCAGGGAGCTATCGGGCGGATCAGATCTTGGATGAGATGATGCGGGTGGTAGGTCTGGGAAGAGCCATCTGA
- a CDS encoding SiaB family protein kinase produces MIPPANDSLETSPMLASDHFRMKTESARKGILFSFNGFISETILFALGDALKKKMSADETNVTTIKRVFSVFVEQAQNIIRYSAEILGDPEREGPQFRSGLITVGTEEGRFFVVCGNVMRREDAEPLQARLEILRGLDPAGIKAYYRERIMDPASPGSKGANLGLIEIARRASEPIQFDFLAIDGQTTFYCMKVFI; encoded by the coding sequence ATGATCCCCCCCGCCAACGACTCCCTGGAGACGTCCCCCATGCTGGCATCCGACCACTTCCGCATGAAGACCGAGAGCGCCCGGAAGGGAATCCTATTCTCCTTCAACGGCTTCATCTCCGAAACCATCCTGTTCGCCCTCGGGGACGCGCTGAAGAAGAAGATGTCCGCCGACGAGACCAACGTCACCACGATCAAGCGTGTCTTCTCGGTCTTCGTGGAGCAGGCCCAGAACATCATCAGGTACTCCGCCGAGATCCTCGGCGACCCTGAAAGGGAAGGCCCGCAGTTCCGTTCAGGCCTGATCACAGTGGGAACCGAAGAGGGCCGCTTTTTCGTGGTGTGCGGCAATGTCATGCGGCGCGAGGATGCCGAGCCGCTCCAGGCCCGCCTTGAGATCCTCCGGGGCCTGGACCCGGCCGGCATCAAGGCCTACTACCGGGAGCGGATCATGGACCCCGCCAGCCCCGGGAGCAAGGGGGCGAACCTGGGCCTCATCGAGATAGCCCGCCGGGCCAGTGAACCGATCCAGTTTGATTTCCTGGCCATCGACGGCCAGACCACCTTCTATTGCATGAAAGTTTTCATCTGA
- a CDS encoding PstS family phosphate ABC transporter substrate-binding protein — protein sequence MLKRMVALAFLSLGVTAFAFAAGDVQPEKSAIEGHFSMKGSDSMDPLIRLWISEFQKQNPKVEIKIESPGSNTAPPALTAGEVRLGHMSREMNPEEQAAFQSRRGFPVTRLVVAMDALAIYVHRGNPVRRIALGQLDAIYSTTRLSGWDRPLGLWGELGAGGRWRKRPIHVYGRDEKSGSRVFFDEKVLGKGGIIRAGYQARDQWGIEEAVSKDPAGIGYGPANYASSDVKMLPVFACSGMYYMPSTENILNGRYPLTRRLNIYVDKEPGKPLPEAPLAFLKFILGPQGQRLVQEYGSVPVGRDLLEKQLLSLER from the coding sequence ATGTTGAAACGTATGGTGGCCCTGGCATTCCTGAGTCTTGGCGTAACGGCATTCGCCTTCGCGGCGGGCGACGTACAGCCAGAAAAATCCGCCATCGAAGGCCACTTCTCGATGAAGGGCTCGGATTCCATGGACCCCCTCATTCGCTTGTGGATCTCCGAATTCCAGAAACAGAACCCCAAGGTTGAAATCAAGATCGAGAGCCCCGGTTCCAATACGGCCCCTCCCGCCTTGACGGCAGGCGAGGTGCGTCTGGGCCATATGAGCCGGGAAATGAACCCTGAAGAACAGGCGGCTTTCCAGTCCCGCCGGGGCTTCCCCGTCACCCGGCTGGTGGTGGCGATGGACGCCCTCGCCATCTACGTCCACAGGGGCAATCCCGTGCGCAGGATCGCCCTCGGACAGCTCGACGCCATCTACTCCACAACCCGGCTTTCCGGCTGGGACAGGCCCCTGGGGCTGTGGGGAGAACTTGGAGCGGGCGGCCGTTGGCGAAAACGTCCAATCCACGTCTACGGTCGCGATGAGAAGAGCGGGTCACGCGTCTTCTTCGACGAGAAGGTGCTGGGCAAGGGCGGAATTATTCGGGCCGGCTACCAGGCGCGTGACCAGTGGGGCATCGAGGAGGCCGTCAGCAAGGACCCCGCGGGCATCGGCTACGGCCCCGCCAACTACGCCAGTTCGGACGTGAAGATGCTCCCCGTCTTCGCTTGCTCAGGGATGTACTACATGCCCTCCACGGAGAACATCCTCAACGGCCGCTATCCCTTGACCCGGCGCCTCAACATCTACGTGGACAAGGAACCCGGCAAACCGCTGCCCGAGGCCCCGCTGGCCTTCCTGAAGTTCATCCTCGGCCCCCAGGGGCAGCGCCTGGTCCAGGAATATGGATCCGTTCCCGTGGGCAGGGATCTGCTCGAGAAGCAGCTCCTCAGCCTGGAGCGTTGA
- a CDS encoding GNAT family N-acetyltransferase yields MNVALKDRTLVMKPLPQGWVLRPRRVDDIPAVVELMKRVYIQPHGPEAVWPAETLLEHARHFPEGQFSILTSQGRLVADATSMMVSSAKALTPHRWSEVTGKGTLSTHDPDGDAFYGVDLAVDPEFQGLGLARQLYSARITMALRMGCRRFVAGARIPGYHLATDLLTPEGYLKLVERRLIFDPTLSTQLRLGFTLRGLLPDYISDPESRNCAALIVMEF; encoded by the coding sequence ATGAACGTCGCACTGAAAGACAGAACCTTGGTCATGAAGCCCCTGCCGCAAGGCTGGGTCCTCCGGCCCCGCCGGGTGGACGACATCCCGGCGGTGGTGGAGCTGATGAAGCGCGTCTACATCCAGCCCCATGGGCCCGAGGCCGTGTGGCCGGCGGAAACCCTCCTCGAACATGCCAGGCATTTCCCCGAGGGGCAGTTCTCGATCCTTACCAGCCAGGGAAGGCTGGTCGCGGACGCCACCTCCATGATGGTATCTTCCGCAAAAGCCCTGACTCCCCACCGCTGGTCCGAGGTCACCGGGAAGGGGACGCTCTCCACCCACGACCCGGACGGCGACGCCTTCTATGGGGTGGATCTGGCCGTGGACCCCGAGTTCCAGGGGTTGGGACTGGCCCGCCAGCTCTATTCAGCCCGCATTACCATGGCCCTCCGCATGGGTTGCCGGCGCTTTGTCGCGGGGGCCCGGATTCCCGGCTACCACCTTGCGACCGACCTGCTCACCCCGGAAGGCTACCTCAAGCTGGTTGAAAGGCGGCTCATCTTCGACCCGACCCTCTCCACCCAACTCCGCCTGGGGTTCACCTTGCGCGGGCTCCTGCCAGACTATATCTCCGATCCGGAAAGCCGGAACTGCGCAGCCTTGATCGTGATGGAATTCTGA
- a CDS encoding ATP-binding protein, with translation MDHQESIPMGLTVEQAYGWFRDHAQDFAAVVDGGTYIGLISRGHLGFLLGTRFGFTLHSRHSIQDHMLPESLVATSTMNLMDVLEAALCRTGDAFYHDVPVVDLDRRFLGIIPVPSLVRAQSSVIAEQFNLAETQRQELLLRNQDLFRSVHQLRQSQGRYETLFQNSPVGVALLQRDGRIEAYNGKLQELLGTRPETGTPGLNLADLIPPNHRSSFLELLSLHESGAMLPANHANEFPINFPGPGERLFKLYTSLVRETGQICTIFHDITEQRVVERKLAIQDKAALMESLVGGIAHELNNKLSPVLGFAELLEVRLRALEGQDVLENYCGAITRSAQECVRIIRQLLQLSRPATMELHPVDLHGILDEVVSIMRFRIRGADVKLDLTLPEEGLRILADAPQIKQVFVNILINAVDAMDHSSRKDLTVSVETVPGGWAAVSVRDTGHGIPPDKLNRIFDPFYTTKSSERGTGLGLSVCLGIVRQHWGEISVNSIQGEGTEFKVLLPLAPSDPKTVPESLEATRKVDPHATRPPEPAKGTDVNVLVIDDEEYITSLVQELLRSFLGWRVERVHDGREAIHRMETASFDLIITDLRMPGLDGFAILNWVRDFRPSLVSRVLVITGDPGSAVLDQDLLELEVPVLRKPFTPQELLAQCRDLLQPTLTTSPRS, from the coding sequence GTGGACCATCAGGAATCCATCCCGATGGGCCTTACCGTCGAACAAGCTTATGGCTGGTTCCGGGATCATGCCCAGGACTTTGCCGCCGTGGTTGACGGTGGGACGTACATCGGCCTCATTTCCCGTGGACATCTGGGCTTCCTCCTTGGAACCCGCTTCGGGTTCACCCTTCACAGCCGGCATTCAATCCAGGACCACATGCTCCCTGAGAGCCTTGTGGCAACCTCGACGATGAACCTGATGGACGTGCTTGAAGCGGCCTTGTGCCGGACGGGGGACGCCTTCTACCACGATGTGCCCGTGGTGGACCTGGACCGGCGGTTCCTCGGAATCATTCCGGTGCCGTCCCTGGTCCGGGCGCAGTCCTCGGTTATCGCCGAACAGTTCAATCTCGCGGAGACTCAGCGGCAGGAACTTCTCCTGAGAAATCAGGATCTATTCCGGAGCGTCCACCAGTTGCGCCAATCACAGGGACGCTACGAGACACTCTTCCAGAACAGCCCTGTCGGAGTCGCCCTTCTGCAGCGGGACGGACGGATCGAGGCCTACAACGGCAAACTGCAGGAACTCCTGGGGACAAGGCCCGAAACAGGCACTCCAGGTTTGAACCTGGCCGACTTGATTCCCCCGAACCATCGCAGTTCCTTCCTCGAACTGCTCAGTCTCCACGAATCCGGCGCCATGCTTCCCGCCAACCATGCCAACGAGTTCCCGATCAACTTCCCGGGACCAGGGGAACGCCTTTTCAAGCTATATACCTCCCTGGTGCGTGAGACCGGTCAGATCTGCACCATCTTCCACGACATAACCGAACAGCGCGTGGTTGAACGCAAACTCGCCATCCAGGACAAGGCTGCGCTGATGGAATCCCTGGTTGGGGGCATCGCCCATGAGTTGAACAACAAGCTTTCTCCGGTACTCGGGTTCGCCGAGCTTCTGGAAGTCCGGTTGCGGGCCCTGGAAGGCCAGGATGTCCTGGAGAACTACTGCGGCGCCATCACGCGGAGCGCCCAGGAGTGCGTGCGCATCATCCGGCAGCTCCTCCAACTGTCCCGACCGGCCACCATGGAACTCCACCCTGTGGACCTCCACGGCATCCTCGATGAAGTGGTCTCGATCATGCGCTTCAGGATCCGGGGAGCGGACGTCAAGCTTGATCTCACCCTGCCTGAAGAGGGGCTCCGGATTCTGGCCGATGCGCCCCAGATCAAACAGGTATTCGTAAATATCCTGATCAATGCGGTGGATGCGATGGATCATTCGAGCCGCAAGGACCTCACGGTCAGCGTTGAAACCGTCCCGGGAGGGTGGGCGGCCGTTTCCGTGCGGGACACGGGTCATGGCATTCCCCCGGATAAACTAAACCGGATCTTCGATCCCTTCTACACCACCAAGAGCTCGGAGCGGGGAACCGGATTGGGACTTAGCGTCTGCCTTGGCATTGTCCGGCAGCACTGGGGAGAGATCTCGGTGAACAGCATCCAGGGGGAAGGAACGGAATTCAAAGTCCTGCTTCCCCTCGCGCCTTCCGACCCAAAGACCGTCCCGGAATCCCTGGAAGCCACCCGCAAGGTTGATCCTCATGCCACAAGGCCTCCAGAGCCGGCCAAGGGTACCGACGTCAACGTGCTGGTCATCGATGATGAAGAGTACATCACGAGTTTGGTGCAGGAGTTGCTCCGAAGCTTTCTTGGATGGCGCGTCGAACGCGTACATGACGGACGGGAGGCCATCCACCGGATGGAAACCGCCTCCTTCGACCTGATCATCACGGACCTTCGGATGCCCGGCCTCGACGGGTTCGCCATCCTGAACTGGGTCCGCGACTTCCGCCCGTCCCTGGTCAGCCGGGTGCTGGTGATCACTGGGGACCCTGGCAGCGCCGTCCTGGACCAGGATCTCCTGGAACTCGAAGTTCCAGTGCTCCGCAAGCCCTTTACACCCCAGGAACTCCTGGCCCAGTGCCGGGACCTGCTCCAGCCAACCCTGACAACGTCCCCCCGGAGCTAG